From the genome of Flavobacterium luteolum, one region includes:
- a CDS encoding PTS sugar transporter subunit IIBC has protein sequence MNFIEKNVSVEKAVIILSKNGIQIDEKEAKIILELLYLVSKNYDKPKEKKILYP, from the coding sequence ATGAATTTCATTGAGAAGAATGTTTCAGTAGAGAAAGCCGTTATTATTCTTTCCAAAAACGGTATTCAGATAGATGAGAAGGAAGCTAAAATTATTTTAGAATTACTGTATTTAGTATCAAAAAATTACGATAAACCAAAAGAGAAAAAAATCCTATATCCTTAA
- a CDS encoding N-acetylmuramidase family protein yields MRTIKAGTKSPEVYYLNELLSKLKYGVIVSDYFGTETDKAIKDFQLKNSLVVDGVVGLKTWSALLEKNSNGFSANSKLLSEQDLIDFSNQFNLELAVVKAVNEVESNGKGFLIDGRPKILFEGHIFWRELEKRGVNPRIYVNANTQDILFENYTKKYYVGGTAEYVRLEKAKNLGTDKKIADAANSSASWGLFQIMGFNAVSIGYSSVDEYVEKMNKNEGEHLKAFGLFLEKNNLIGLLRNKNWGSFALKYNGPAYKTNKHDEKLMRAYQKYSK; encoded by the coding sequence ATGAGAACCATAAAAGCAGGCACAAAATCTCCCGAAGTTTATTATTTAAACGAGCTTTTGTCCAAATTAAAGTACGGTGTAATTGTTTCCGATTATTTCGGGACAGAAACAGATAAAGCAATCAAGGATTTTCAGTTAAAAAACAGTCTTGTCGTTGATGGAGTAGTGGGACTAAAAACTTGGTCGGCACTTTTAGAGAAAAATAGCAATGGCTTTTCGGCAAACAGTAAATTATTGTCAGAACAGGATTTAATCGATTTTTCAAATCAGTTTAATTTAGAACTCGCGGTTGTAAAAGCGGTAAACGAAGTCGAAAGCAATGGAAAAGGTTTTTTGATCGATGGTCGTCCGAAGATTTTATTTGAAGGGCATATTTTCTGGCGAGAACTGGAAAAAAGAGGTGTCAATCCAAGAATTTATGTCAATGCAAATACACAGGATATTTTATTTGAAAATTATACTAAAAAGTACTACGTTGGCGGAACAGCCGAATATGTGCGTTTAGAAAAGGCAAAAAATCTTGGTACAGATAAAAAAATCGCAGACGCAGCAAATAGTTCGGCTTCTTGGGGACTTTTTCAGATTATGGGTTTTAATGCAGTTTCCATCGGTTACAGTAGTGTTGATGAATATGTAGAAAAAATGAATAAGAATGAAGGTGAACATTTAAAAGCTTTCGGTCTATTTCTCGAAAAGAATAATTTGATTGGATTGCTGCGAAACAAAAACTGGGGTTCATTTGCTTTAAAATACAACGGACCAGCTTACAAAACCAATAAACACGATGAAAAGTTGATGAGAGCGTATCAGAAATATTCTAAATGA
- a CDS encoding response regulator transcription factor, with protein sequence MKTNAKRKIIIVDDHLLFSQSLELLIKSFGDYEVIERFENGKVFIDYIEENNSTEIDLILLDVNMPVLDGLSTMKWLKDNRPDLKVIALSVNDDEEIIIKMITNGAKGYLLKDTSPEIFKEAIECVVEKGFYFTELVSGMLINKVNSDNKRISLKEKEIVFIKHACTEMTYKEIASEMCLSPKTIDGYRESLFDKLEIKTRIGLVLYAIKHKIVFV encoded by the coding sequence ATGAAGACTAACGCTAAAAGAAAAATAATAATTGTAGACGACCATTTGCTCTTTTCGCAGTCGCTTGAATTGCTGATTAAGAGTTTTGGCGATTATGAAGTGATAGAACGTTTTGAAAACGGAAAAGTTTTTATAGACTACATTGAAGAAAATAATTCTACCGAAATTGATCTTATTCTGCTCGATGTCAATATGCCTGTTCTGGACGGTTTAAGCACCATGAAATGGCTCAAAGACAACAGACCCGATCTTAAAGTAATTGCTTTGTCTGTAAATGATGATGAAGAAATTATCATAAAAATGATTACAAACGGAGCAAAAGGCTATCTGCTAAAAGATACTTCGCCCGAGATTTTTAAAGAAGCGATTGAATGCGTTGTCGAAAAGGGTTTTTATTTCACCGAACTTGTTTCTGGAATGCTAATCAACAAAGTCAACAGCGATAATAAAAGAATCTCTTTAAAAGAAAAAGAAATTGTTTTTATTAAACATGCCTGCACCGAAATGACATACAAAGAAATTGCATCAGAAATGTGCTTAAGCCCAAAAACCATCGACGGCTACAGAGAATCGCTTTTTGATAAATTGGAAATAAAAACCCGAATCGGACTAGTGCTTTATGCCATTAAGCATAAAATTGTTTTTGTTTAG
- a CDS encoding adenine phosphoribosyltransferase, which yields MKIENYIRDIQGFPKEGILFKDITPLLINPEARTNCLKILVDSLENQKIDKVVGAESRGFFFGMLLAQELNAGFVPVRKPKKLPFDTISASYELEYGTDSLEMHTDAIKKGDRVLIHDDVLATGGTAKAVCELVEKLGGEIVQCNFLMELTFLNGREKIAAYPVFAALTY from the coding sequence ATGAAGATTGAAAATTATATACGTGATATTCAGGGATTTCCAAAAGAAGGAATTTTGTTTAAAGATATAACTCCTTTACTAATTAACCCAGAAGCGCGAACAAATTGCTTAAAAATCTTGGTTGATTCATTAGAAAATCAAAAAATAGACAAAGTTGTTGGTGCTGAATCGCGTGGTTTTTTCTTCGGAATGCTGCTTGCGCAGGAATTAAACGCTGGATTTGTTCCAGTAAGGAAACCAAAAAAGCTTCCGTTTGATACGATTTCTGCGTCCTACGAGTTGGAATATGGAACAGATAGCTTAGAAATGCATACCGATGCTATTAAAAAAGGAGATCGCGTTTTAATTCATGATGATGTTCTAGCTACTGGCGGAACCGCAAAAGCAGTTTGTGAATTGGTGGAGAAATTAGGAGGCGAAATCGTGCAATGCAATTTCTTGATGGAATTGACTTTTTTGAACGGAAGAGAAAAAATTGCAGCGTATCCCGTTTTTGCCGCATTAACGTATTAG
- the adhP gene encoding alcohol dehydrogenase AdhP: MLPKTMKAAVVREFGSLLQIEEVEVKRPGRNEILVKVIASGVCHTDLHAVDGDWPVKPKMPLIPGHEAVGYVVAVGPEVKNVKEGDAVGVPWLYSACGGCDHCITGWETLCESQQNGGYSVDGGFAEYVIADARYVGILPSNVNFIEMAPILCAGVTVYKGLKETEVKPGEWVAISGIGGLGHVAVQYAKAMGMNVAAIDIGDDKLELAKKLGADLVVNAKNQNPGEFLKKEVGGMHGALVTAVSPIAFKQGLETLRRKGTMALNGLPPGNFDLSIFDTVLNRITIRGSIVGTRKDMKEAIEFAVDGKVKATVTTSKLEDVNTVFDKMKKGEIEGRIVLDIAQS, translated from the coding sequence ATGCTTCCAAAAACAATGAAAGCTGCGGTCGTTAGAGAATTTGGTTCTCTTCTACAAATTGAAGAAGTTGAAGTAAAACGCCCAGGTAGAAATGAAATTCTTGTAAAAGTAATTGCAAGTGGAGTGTGCCACACCGATTTACATGCTGTAGATGGGGATTGGCCAGTTAAACCTAAAATGCCTTTAATTCCAGGACATGAAGCTGTCGGATATGTTGTTGCAGTAGGACCAGAAGTTAAAAATGTAAAAGAGGGAGACGCTGTTGGCGTGCCTTGGCTTTACAGTGCCTGCGGAGGCTGCGACCACTGTATTACAGGTTGGGAAACTTTATGCGAAAGTCAGCAGAATGGCGGTTACAGTGTAGATGGCGGATTTGCAGAGTATGTAATTGCAGATGCCAGATATGTTGGAATTTTGCCTTCAAATGTGAATTTTATTGAAATGGCTCCGATTTTATGTGCTGGTGTTACGGTTTACAAAGGATTAAAAGAAACTGAGGTGAAACCTGGCGAATGGGTTGCAATTTCTGGAATTGGAGGTTTAGGGCACGTTGCTGTGCAATATGCAAAAGCTATGGGGATGAATGTGGCTGCAATTGATATTGGAGATGATAAATTGGAACTGGCAAAAAAATTAGGCGCCGATTTGGTGGTGAATGCTAAAAATCAAAATCCTGGAGAATTCTTAAAGAAAGAGGTCGGTGGAATGCATGGGGCATTGGTTACCGCAGTTTCTCCAATTGCTTTCAAACAAGGGCTTGAAACATTGAGAAGAAAAGGTACAATGGCATTAAACGGACTTCCTCCAGGCAATTTTGATTTGTCTATTTTCGATACCGTTTTAAATAGAATCACCATTAGAGGTTCTATTGTAGGAACTCGAAAAGATATGAAGGAAGCAATTGAATTTGCTGTTGACGGCAAAGTCAAAGCAACTGTCACAACTTCAAAACTAGAAGATGTAAACACCGTTTTTGATAAAATGAAAAAAGGTGAAATAGAAGGAAGAATTGTGCTAGATATAGCACAGTCCTAA
- the pheT gene encoding phenylalanine--tRNA ligase subunit beta: MKISYNWLKQFIKTDWTSEQTSELLTDLGLEVEVVEKYESIKGGLAGVVVGHVLTCEKHPDADRLKVTTVNIGLEAPVQIVCGAANVAAGQKVPVATIGTVLYDKEGAEFTIKKGKIRGQESHGMICAEDELGLGTSHDGIMVLAEDLVPGTPASEVFQIANDEVFEIGLTPNRADAMSHFGTARDLRAGMLQRGVNIELITPSVSNFRVDMRTLKIDVNVEDTHLAPRYCGVTISGISVHESPSWLQDRLKAIGLTPKNNIVDVTNYVLHELGQPLHAFDAAKINGKIIVKTAAEGTKFVTLDDVERTLHKEDLMICDEKGPLCIAGVFGGKKSGVSEGTTSIFLESAYFDPVSIRKTAKRHQLSTDASFRFERGIDPTITEYALKRAALLIQEVAGGKITSDVVEVYPKKVEDFSVLLNFSHVSKIIGQEIPKDTIKKILVSLDIKVNSVSDTGLGLTIPAYRVDVQREIDVIEEILRVYGYNNINFSKKFNATVANSPRTEDYKVQNVIASQLNSQGFHEMMANSLTTAAYAKLSTSLKEEHNVSMLNPLSSDLATLRQSLLFSGLEAVSYNINRKNSDLKLFEFGKTYHKYLNGYEEHKHLSLLVSGNRNKESWTSPQKTTDFFLLKGYVKAILSRLGIEKISNAPVQSDIYSEGTAITYNNDVLVEMGVIKKPILKHFGIKQDVYYADFNWDLVLKIITGKIKYTEIPKYPEVRRDLALLIDQSTTYESIFNLAKQTEKTLLKDVNLFDVYQGDKLPEGKKSYALSFTIQDNTKTLTDTQIDKIMSKLQQTFETELGASLR; this comes from the coding sequence ATGAAAATATCTTACAACTGGTTAAAACAATTTATTAAAACAGATTGGACATCTGAGCAGACTTCTGAATTACTAACAGATTTAGGTTTAGAGGTTGAAGTTGTCGAAAAATACGAGTCAATAAAAGGAGGTTTAGCAGGCGTTGTTGTTGGACACGTTCTAACATGCGAAAAACATCCTGATGCTGATAGATTGAAAGTTACTACCGTTAATATTGGCTTAGAAGCTCCTGTACAAATTGTATGCGGTGCTGCAAATGTAGCTGCAGGACAAAAAGTGCCAGTTGCAACAATTGGAACCGTTTTATACGATAAAGAAGGTGCCGAATTTACCATTAAAAAGGGAAAAATTCGCGGACAGGAAAGTCACGGAATGATCTGTGCTGAAGACGAATTAGGTTTAGGTACAAGCCATGACGGAATTATGGTTTTGGCTGAGGATTTAGTTCCTGGAACTCCTGCTTCTGAAGTTTTTCAAATTGCAAATGATGAAGTTTTCGAAATTGGATTGACACCTAACCGTGCCGATGCTATGAGTCATTTTGGAACTGCGCGCGATTTAAGAGCGGGAATGTTGCAGCGTGGCGTAAACATAGAATTGATTACACCTTCTGTAAGCAATTTTAGAGTTGACATGCGTACGCTTAAAATTGATGTAAATGTTGAAGATACTCATTTAGCTCCAAGATATTGTGGTGTAACTATTTCTGGAATTTCTGTACATGAATCTCCAAGCTGGCTACAAGACCGTTTAAAAGCTATCGGATTAACTCCAAAAAATAATATTGTTGACGTTACTAATTATGTTCTTCATGAATTAGGGCAGCCTTTACATGCTTTTGACGCTGCCAAAATCAACGGGAAAATTATTGTAAAAACAGCTGCTGAAGGAACTAAATTTGTAACTCTTGACGATGTTGAAAGAACACTTCACAAAGAAGATTTAATGATTTGCGACGAAAAAGGCCCGCTTTGTATTGCTGGAGTTTTTGGAGGTAAAAAATCTGGAGTTTCTGAAGGAACTACTTCTATTTTCTTAGAAAGTGCTTATTTTGATCCAGTAAGCATTCGTAAAACAGCCAAAAGACATCAATTAAGCACTGATGCTTCTTTTAGATTTGAAAGAGGAATTGATCCAACAATTACAGAATATGCTTTAAAACGTGCAGCGCTTTTAATTCAGGAAGTTGCTGGTGGAAAAATCACTTCTGATGTTGTGGAAGTTTATCCTAAAAAAGTAGAGGATTTTTCTGTTTTATTGAATTTCAGCCATGTTTCTAAAATTATCGGACAAGAAATTCCAAAAGATACGATTAAAAAAATCTTGGTTTCTTTAGATATTAAAGTAAACAGCGTTTCTGATACTGGTTTAGGTTTAACGATTCCTGCATATCGTGTAGACGTTCAGCGCGAAATTGACGTAATCGAAGAAATCTTGAGAGTTTACGGTTATAACAACATTAATTTTTCTAAGAAATTTAATGCTACTGTAGCAAATTCACCAAGAACAGAAGATTACAAAGTACAAAACGTAATTGCTTCTCAGTTGAATTCGCAAGGTTTCCACGAAATGATGGCTAACTCATTGACAACTGCAGCGTATGCAAAGTTATCGACTTCATTAAAAGAAGAACATAATGTATCGATGCTGAATCCGTTGAGTAGTGATTTAGCGACACTTCGCCAATCTTTATTGTTTTCTGGATTAGAAGCTGTTTCTTATAATATCAATAGAAAAAATTCGGATTTAAAATTATTTGAATTCGGAAAAACATATCACAAGTATTTAAACGGATATGAAGAGCATAAACACCTTTCTTTATTAGTTTCTGGAAACCGAAACAAAGAAAGCTGGACAAGTCCGCAAAAAACAACAGATTTCTTCTTGTTGAAAGGATATGTAAAAGCTATTTTATCTCGTTTAGGAATTGAAAAAATTTCGAATGCACCAGTTCAATCTGATATTTATTCTGAAGGAACGGCAATCACATATAACAATGATGTTTTGGTTGAAATGGGCGTTATTAAAAAGCCAATTTTAAAGCATTTCGGTATTAAACAAGATGTTTATTACGCTGATTTTAACTGGGATTTGGTTTTAAAAATCATTACTGGAAAAATTAAATACACTGAAATTCCTAAATATCCAGAAGTACGTAGAGATTTGGCTTTATTAATTGATCAAAGCACGACTTACGAAAGTATCTTTAACTTGGCAAAACAAACAGAGAAAACGCTTTTAAAAGACGTTAACTTATTTGATGTTTACCAAGGTGATAAATTACCAGAAGGGAAAAAATCGTACGCATTGAGTTTTACTATTCAAGACAATACTAAAACTTTGACCGATACTCAGATTGACAAAATCATGTCTAAATTACAGCAGACTTTTGAAACTGAGCTTGGTGCTAGTTTGAGATAG
- a CDS encoding AraC family transcriptional regulator: MNNQRFLVNPLQLSQEKSLKTLVENRTIYNLNHCELNLFETYESTKMVPLKFNDLVVTSMLRGKKVMHLFDDPEFEYLPGETVIVPSNVEMKIDFPEASKSNPTQCLALAIDQSKIIEILNFLNEQYPKEGNNMYWQLNYQNYFFYNNVEMAATINKLIKECMSTSITKDIFADLTLKELLIRIIQTQTVKSLNEGKFLENNNPITEVTEYIKQNLKENMSLKVLSEKACMSTTSFYRFFKRELGMSPIEYILNEKIKCAKNLLKNPSLQINEVCYLAGFEDANYFIRLFKKYEGITPKQYQLLYIN, from the coding sequence ATGAACAACCAACGATTTTTAGTCAATCCGCTCCAATTATCGCAAGAAAAATCATTAAAAACTCTTGTCGAAAACAGAACTATTTACAATCTGAATCATTGTGAATTAAATTTGTTTGAAACCTACGAATCGACTAAAATGGTTCCGTTAAAATTTAACGACTTAGTAGTGACCAGCATGCTTCGCGGCAAGAAAGTCATGCATCTTTTTGATGATCCTGAATTTGAATATCTGCCTGGGGAAACTGTAATTGTGCCTTCAAATGTAGAAATGAAAATTGACTTTCCAGAAGCATCCAAAAGCAATCCGACTCAATGTCTGGCATTGGCTATTGATCAATCTAAGATTATAGAAATCTTAAACTTCTTAAACGAACAATATCCGAAAGAAGGAAATAACATGTACTGGCAGTTAAACTATCAGAATTATTTCTTTTACAACAATGTAGAAATGGCTGCAACGATTAATAAGCTCATCAAAGAATGCATGAGCACATCGATCACTAAAGATATTTTTGCCGATTTAACTTTAAAAGAACTGCTAATAAGAATTATTCAGACGCAGACAGTAAAATCTCTTAATGAGGGAAAATTTCTTGAAAACAATAATCCAATTACAGAGGTTACCGAATATATCAAACAAAACCTAAAAGAGAATATGAGCTTAAAAGTATTGAGCGAAAAAGCTTGTATGAGTACAACTTCTTTCTACCGCTTCTTTAAACGCGAACTTGGAATGAGTCCAATAGAGTATATTTTGAATGAAAAAATAAAATGTGCTAAAAACTTATTGAAGAATCCAAGCTTACAAATCAACGAGGTCTGTTATTTGGCTGGTTTCGAAGATGCCAACTACTTTATTAGATTATTCAAAAAATACGAAGGAATAACACCAAAGCAGTATCAGTTACTGTATATTAATTAA
- a CDS encoding recombinase family protein, translating to MKSAYLYVRVSTDEQKRKGYSLPEQEDRLLKYCKYYDIEVKGIYREDYSAKNFNRPEWNRLFSEIKKKSSGEDKNILFIKWDRFSRNVEYAYEMIGKLRKYKTTAKAIDQPIDFSVPESTVMLAVYLAVPEAENARRAQNTSNGIRRAKLMGRHPSKAPLGFINLTMMDGRKGIAPKEPEAEIIKWAFYQVARNDHKISKIIKIVNEKGLVCSRSHFFRILHNPVYCGLIPVTLDSGNEGVVKALHEPLISESLFNQVQSVINTRRRITAKKDDLQSLFFLRSFLICPVCNRKLSGSVSKGRSKNYPYYHCHNGCRTRINALFLNDRYYNKLRQLMLSKNAVELFKKVLEDQNIKTQKASYLCTQKVLERKINEEELTLSRGRKLFIAGILKIDDYNQLRKENQVSTKNLKKEVHDIAVKLKGIDRKNQIEEKALVEIFQRFSEFEASDKRHLVNLIPPTEINFKTGDLSLGLNQAFLKILSKKRNRKNNRKNEFH from the coding sequence ATGAAGTCAGCCTATTTATACGTTCGTGTAAGTACGGACGAACAAAAAAGAAAAGGTTACTCCTTGCCAGAACAGGAGGACAGATTATTAAAGTATTGTAAATATTACGATATCGAAGTCAAAGGAATTTACCGAGAAGATTACTCAGCCAAGAATTTCAATAGGCCAGAATGGAACCGATTGTTTTCAGAAATCAAAAAGAAATCTTCAGGAGAAGACAAAAATATACTATTTATCAAATGGGATCGATTTAGCCGCAATGTTGAATATGCCTACGAAATGATTGGAAAGCTCCGGAAATACAAAACAACAGCAAAGGCTATTGATCAGCCAATTGATTTTTCTGTGCCGGAAAGCACAGTAATGCTGGCTGTATATTTGGCTGTTCCGGAAGCAGAAAATGCGAGAAGGGCTCAAAACACTTCAAATGGCATTCGTCGGGCAAAGCTGATGGGCAGACATCCTAGTAAGGCACCGTTAGGATTTATCAATTTGACAATGATGGATGGTAGGAAAGGTATTGCTCCTAAAGAGCCCGAAGCCGAAATTATAAAATGGGCTTTTTATCAAGTTGCGAGGAACGATCATAAAATATCCAAAATCATTAAAATAGTCAATGAGAAAGGATTAGTATGCTCAAGATCGCACTTTTTTAGGATTTTACATAATCCTGTTTATTGCGGGCTTATACCGGTAACACTTGACTCTGGTAATGAGGGAGTGGTAAAAGCATTACATGAGCCATTGATATCTGAGTCATTGTTTAATCAGGTTCAGTCTGTTATCAATACAAGAAGAAGAATTACTGCCAAGAAAGATGATTTACAATCATTATTTTTTCTTAGAAGTTTTTTAATATGCCCTGTTTGTAATCGAAAACTTAGCGGAAGTGTTTCAAAAGGCAGATCAAAAAACTATCCATATTATCATTGTCATAATGGATGTAGAACAAGAATAAATGCATTATTCCTTAATGACCGTTATTATAACAAGCTTCGACAATTAATGCTCTCAAAGAATGCAGTTGAATTATTTAAAAAAGTTTTGGAAGACCAGAATATAAAAACACAGAAAGCAAGTTATTTATGCACTCAAAAGGTATTGGAGAGGAAAATAAATGAGGAGGAGCTGACCCTTTCTCGAGGCAGAAAATTATTTATAGCTGGAATATTAAAAATTGATGACTACAACCAATTAAGAAAAGAGAATCAAGTCAGCACTAAAAATCTTAAAAAGGAAGTGCATGATATTGCCGTTAAATTAAAAGGGATTGATAGAAAAAATCAAATAGAAGAAAAAGCATTAGTTGAAATCTTTCAAAGATTTTCTGAATTTGAGGCTTCAGATAAAAGACATCTTGTAAATCTTATTCCACCGACGGAAATTAATTTTAAAACAGGAGATCTATCTTTAGGCTTAAATCAAGCATTTTTAAAAATATTATCAAAAAAAAGAAACCGAAAAAACAATAGAAAAAATGAATTTCATTGA
- a CDS encoding sensor histidine kinase — MERKEIQLLVISLSIVLFTLVGVLLIIFFYFLKKKNKFLVEKMEADLYFQSELVKTRIEIKDQTLSEISKELHDNIGQIISVAIMQLNICISSKNVQINELKDLKAVLAKSLDELRILSRIINKDNLLQNNFLEAIQQDLERIKKLKKIKFNFNQIGPVPAINKEHELIIYRIFQEALHNSLKHSRSDLFDVHIETTDSHFTLKLKDFGIGYDLKKSNSGIGLNNMKLRAKLIGAALILDSDSTGTSVTIEYPLTQDHED; from the coding sequence ATGGAGCGAAAAGAAATACAATTATTAGTCATTTCCCTGAGTATAGTTCTCTTTACCTTAGTTGGTGTTCTGCTTATTATTTTCTTTTATTTTCTAAAGAAGAAAAATAAATTTTTAGTAGAAAAAATGGAAGCCGATTTGTATTTCCAATCCGAATTGGTTAAAACGAGAATCGAAATAAAAGACCAGACATTATCTGAAATCAGTAAAGAATTGCACGACAATATTGGCCAGATTATTTCGGTGGCTATTATGCAGCTTAACATCTGCATTAGTAGTAAAAATGTACAAATAAACGAACTTAAGGATCTAAAAGCTGTTTTAGCAAAATCCTTAGACGAATTAAGAATTCTTTCGCGAATTATAAACAAAGACAATCTTCTTCAAAACAACTTTCTCGAAGCCATTCAGCAGGATTTAGAAAGGATCAAGAAACTTAAAAAGATTAAATTCAATTTTAATCAAATCGGGCCAGTTCCAGCCATAAATAAGGAACATGAACTCATTATCTATAGAATTTTCCAAGAAGCGCTTCATAACAGCTTAAAACACTCCAGAAGCGATTTGTTTGATGTTCATATCGAAACTACCGATTCTCATTTCACTTTAAAATTAAAAGATTTCGGAATTGGTTACGATCTTAAGAAGTCAAATTCAGGAATCGGATTGAATAATATGAAATTAAGGGCAAAACTTATTGGTGCCGCATTAATCCTTGATTCAGACAGCACCGGAACCAGTGTAACTATCGAATATCCTTTAACCCAAGACCATGAAGACTAA
- a CDS encoding DUF779 domain-containing protein has product MIKRIDATEKAVELINVLKEKHGDLMFYQAGGCCEGTQPQCFEKGGYYQRTGDVCIGKVEDVEFWVDKDLFEYWKHAHFTLTVIDAFGVGGFSLETPLKKTFQIEYRIFTPEEEKDLEPITRIE; this is encoded by the coding sequence ATGATTAAACGAATTGATGCCACAGAAAAAGCAGTCGAACTGATTAATGTTCTAAAAGAAAAACACGGTGATTTAATGTTTTATCAGGCTGGAGGATGTTGCGAAGGTACACAGCCGCAGTGTTTTGAAAAAGGAGGTTATTATCAGCGAACTGGAGATGTTTGTATTGGTAAAGTTGAAGATGTTGAATTTTGGGTAGACAAAGATTTATTTGAATACTGGAAACATGCTCACTTTACTCTTACTGTTATTGACGCATTTGGAGTAGGAGGTTTTTCTTTAGAAACTCCATTAAAAAAGACTTTTCAAATAGAATATAGGATTTTTACTCCCGAAGAAGAGAAGGATTTAGAACCGATCACAAGAATTGAATGA
- a CDS encoding aldehyde dehydrogenase family protein, translating to MSTAVKRPEFKAKYDNYIGGKFVAPITGEYFDVVSPIDGKVFTKAAHSGKQDLELAVDTAYEAFKTWGKTSVTERSILLNKIAQKIEGNLEYIAAVETVDNGKPIRETLAADIPLAIDHFRYFAGVIRAEESSIAELDSQTVSIALSEPLGVVAQIIPWNFPILMAVWKIAPALAAGNTIVLKPAESTPISIMVLMELIGDILPPGVLNIVNGFGAELGRPLVTNKKVSKAAFTGSTTTGRLVMQYATENIIPVTLELGGKSPNIFFPSVADHDDDFFDKAVEGAILFALNQGEICTCPSRLLIHEDIYDKFIKKVIERTEAIIAGNPLDKSTMIGAQTSIVQKEKIMSYIKLGKEEGAELLIGGDENKLGGDLEGGYYIKPTLFKGHNKMRIFQEEIFGPVLAVTTFKTTEEAIEIANDTMYGLGAGVWTRDAHEIYQVPRAIQSGRVWINQYHSYPAGAPFGGYKQSGIGRENHKMMLSQYRQTKNMLISYDKKKLGFF from the coding sequence ATGAGTACCGCAGTAAAAAGACCTGAATTTAAGGCAAAATACGATAACTATATTGGCGGAAAATTTGTAGCGCCAATTACAGGAGAATACTTTGATGTAGTTTCTCCTATTGATGGAAAAGTATTTACAAAAGCAGCACATTCTGGAAAACAAGATCTCGAATTGGCTGTAGATACTGCCTATGAAGCATTTAAAACTTGGGGAAAAACTTCTGTAACCGAAAGGAGTATTTTACTAAATAAGATTGCACAAAAAATTGAAGGCAATTTAGAATATATCGCTGCAGTTGAAACAGTAGACAACGGAAAACCAATTCGTGAAACACTTGCAGCCGATATTCCGTTAGCAATTGATCACTTTAGATATTTTGCTGGAGTTATTCGTGCAGAAGAAAGTTCGATAGCAGAATTGGATTCGCAGACGGTTTCTATTGCGTTAAGTGAACCTTTAGGGGTTGTGGCGCAGATTATTCCGTGGAATTTTCCAATTTTAATGGCAGTCTGGAAAATTGCTCCAGCTCTTGCAGCAGGAAATACAATTGTCTTGAAACCAGCAGAAAGTACGCCAATATCTATTATGGTTTTAATGGAATTAATTGGAGATATTCTTCCTCCTGGAGTTCTGAATATAGTAAACGGATTTGGTGCCGAATTAGGTCGTCCGTTAGTAACTAATAAAAAAGTATCAAAAGCAGCATTTACAGGTTCTACCACTACAGGACGTTTGGTAATGCAGTATGCAACAGAAAATATTATTCCGGTTACATTAGAATTGGGCGGAAAATCTCCAAATATTTTCTTCCCATCAGTAGCAGATCATGATGATGATTTCTTTGACAAAGCCGTAGAAGGTGCCATATTATTTGCTTTAAATCAAGGTGAAATCTGTACTTGTCCTTCTAGATTATTAATTCATGAAGATATTTACGACAAGTTTATCAAAAAAGTAATTGAGAGAACAGAAGCCATTATAGCTGGGAATCCCTTAGATAAATCAACTATGATTGGTGCACAGACTTCAATTGTTCAGAAAGAAAAAATCATGTCTTATATCAAATTAGGAAAAGAAGAAGGCGCGGAATTATTGATTGGAGGTGATGAAAATAAATTGGGTGGCGATTTAGAAGGCGGTTATTACATCAAACCGACTTTATTTAAAGGTCACAACAAAATGAGAATTTTTCAAGAAGAAATTTTCGGGCCAGTTTTGGCGGTTACGACTTTTAAAACTACTGAAGAGGCGATCGAAATTGCAAATGATACCATGTATGGTTTAGGAGCTGGAGTTTGGACACGTGATGCACATGAAATCTATCAGGTTCCAAGAGCGATTCAGTCTGGTCGTGTTTGGATTAATCAATACCATTCTTATCCTGCAGGAGCTCCGTTTGGAGGCTACAAACAATCTGGAATAGGCCGTGAAAATCATAAAATGATGTTGAGCCAGTATCGCCAAACCAAAAACATGCTGATTTCTTACGATAAAAAGAAATTAGGTTTCTTCTAA